The following coding sequences lie in one Stigmatella erecta genomic window:
- the rplK gene encoding 50S ribosomal protein L11, producing MKKVTGQVKLQIPAGKANPAPPIGPALGQQGVNIMEFCKQFNAKTQAEAKEGLIIPVIITVYQDRSFTFILKTPPAAVLIKKAAGLHTEKKKGSGAKKPGKEKVGQITRQQLEEIAKKKIQDTTAASLEAAMNTIAGTARSMGIDVVG from the coding sequence ATGAAGAAAGTTACTGGGCAGGTCAAACTGCAGATTCCCGCCGGTAAGGCGAACCCCGCTCCGCCGATCGGCCCCGCGCTCGGTCAGCAGGGCGTGAACATCATGGAGTTCTGCAAGCAGTTCAACGCCAAGACCCAGGCGGAGGCCAAGGAAGGCCTCATCATCCCGGTCATCATCACCGTGTACCAGGACCGGTCCTTCACGTTCATCCTCAAGACGCCCCCGGCGGCCGTGCTCATCAAGAAGGCGGCGGGCCTGCACACCGAGAAGAAGAAGGGCTCGGGCGCCAAGAAGCCTGGCAAGGAGAAGGTGGGGCAGATCACCCGCCAGCAGCTGGAGGAGATCGCCAAGAAGAAGATCCAGGACACCACTGCGGCTTCGCTCGAGGCGGCGATGAACACCATCGCGGGCACCGCGCGCTCCATGGGCATTGACGTCGTCGGCTAA